A genomic region of Colletotrichum destructivum chromosome 5, complete sequence contains the following coding sequences:
- a CDS encoding Putative cation transporter has product MAWRPWEKFKADHPATADCMVESWAAVRPYLPPVNFITVHYAYFILTGLIFAGIFHGLSHPANSVSFIDSLFLVISAFTTSGLNTVDISKLSTAQQAIIALMMILGSPVFVSIFTIWLRARVFEKRFEDIVEAERNRRIKKTGTIVGMAGAMIGLPVMSSFKGSKRKQKKGRHERQAEADAFQLTGSTSREKGHDRSQSQTTDQESAPSGMLESIEEGRKLGVSTSSTEPLSPKSNATTRRRPFSRDDGRQHISESFDFKTFIHENKKSVGRNGQFFDLTEEQREYLGGVEYRALKILFTIVCVYFALWQLLGAITLGAWSYGHSQSITAVNSQNSWWAGIFLAISSFNNAGMTLLDAGVAAFDNDAFVLTIVTILSLAGNAAFPAFLRATVYFCSLVLKISVDDDEYTVWKEAFDFILKYPRRLYMMMFPAKANFVFVTMFSTITIMDWVLLLVLSIGNSAIEAYPVGKRVGLAVFQALSIPSTGFAVVPVSSLYFDVLVLWVIAMYISAYPEIIVMRNSNVYEERSLGIYATEPEKSEDLDSTANESTDELLPTFGPLLSEPTFGHALGTERTAVSASGLSQAKSGISTKPVKKLAAIGRRGTSFVGRQIQSRMNNFQGVGVTARPRLKRSAAINFDNPNAPPGSASTPEGHVSLVSQHLRGQLSHDIWAIAFALFLITLIETSHSIADPRSYSVFNFLFEIVSGYTNIGLSIGLPDHSFSFAGGWYTGSKLVMIMMMIRGRHRGLPVALDHAVKLPGWDNVKKQNEDAEIRRSLGKSRTSLEIRNF; this is encoded by the exons ATGGCATGGCGACCATGGGAGAAGTTCAAGGCCGACCATCCCGCCACGGCGGACTGCATGGTCGAATCATGGGCCGCCGTTCGGCCATATCTGCCTCCGGTCAACTTCATCACAGTTCACTACGCCTACTTCATACTGACCGGGCTCATCTTTGCCGGCATTTTTCACGGACTGTCACACCCGGCCAACAGCGTCAGCTTCATCGATAGTcttttcctcgtcatctccgcCTTTACTACATCCGGACTCAACACGGTCGATATCAGCAAACTCAGTACCGCCCAGCAGGCTATTATAGCCTTGATGATGATTCTTGGCAGTCCCGTCTTCgtctccatcttcaccaTCTGGCTCCGCGCCCGCGTCTTTGAGAAGCGCTTCGaggacatcgtcgaggccgaacGAAACAGGAGGATCAAGAAGACTGGCACCATAGTTGGCATGGCTGGAGCCATGATTGGTCTTCCTGTCATGTCGTCCTTTAAGGGGTCTAAGCGGAAGCAAAAGAAGGGTAGACACGAGCGGCAAGCCGAGGCAGACGCCTTCCAGCTCACGGGGTCTACATCGCGCGAGAAGGGCCACGACCGGAGCCAAAGCCAGACCACCGATCAAGAGTCTGCACCCTCCGGCATGCTGGAGTCcatcgaggagggccggAAGCTCGGCGTCTCCACCAGCTCCACCGAGCCGCTCTCGCCCAAGTCGAATGCCACCACCAGGCGGAGGCCTTTCAGTCGTGATGACGGCCGCCAGCACATCTCAGAAAGCTTCGATTTCAAAACATTCATCCACGAGAACAAGAAGTCAGTCGGCAGGAACGGCCAGTTCTTCGACCTCACGGAGGAACAACGTGAGTACTTGGGTGGCGTCGAATACCGGGCGCTTAAGATTCTCTTTACCATTGTCTGCGTCTACTTCGCCCTCTGGCAGCTCCTCGGGGCCATCACGCTCGGCGCCTGGTCATACGGGCACAGCCAGAGTATAACGGCCGTCAATTCTCAAAACTCCTGGTGGGCTGGCATCTTTCTCGCCATCTCTTCATTCAATAACGCCGGAATGACGCTCCTCGACGCAGGCGTGGCAGCCTTTGACAACGATGCCTTCGTCTTGACCATTGTAACCATCCTTTCCCTGGCTGGAAATGCTGCGTTCCCTGCGTTCCTCAGAGCAACCGTCTATTTCTGCAGCTTGGTTTTGAAGATATCtgttgatgacgacgagtACACTGTCTGGAAGGAAGCTTTCGATTTCATCCTGAAGTACCCCCGTCGTCTGTACATGATGATGTTCCCTGCCAAGGCCAATTTTGTTTTTGTCACCATGTTCTCAACCATCACGATTATGGACTGGGTCTTGTTGTTGGTTCTTAGCATCGGCAACTCTGCTATTGAGGCATACCCGGTTGGAAAGCGTGTCGGGCTGGCCGTCTTTCAGGCGCTGA GCATCCCTTCCACAGGTTTTGCGGTTGTTCCTGTGTCAAGCCTCTATTTTGACGTTCTGGTCCTGTGGGTCATCGCAATGTACATTTCCGCATATCCGGAGATTATCGTCATGCGAAACTCAAAT GTGTACGAAGAACGGTCACTAGGAATTTACGCTACGGAACCTGAAAAATCCGAGGACCTTGACTCAACTGCCAACGAGTCGACAGATGAGCTCCTGCCAACCTTTGGGCCCCTCCTATCTGAACCGACGTTTGGCCATGCCCTTGGCACAGAGCGAACAGCAGTTTCCGCATCAGGCCTGTCACAAGCAAAGTCGGGCATTTCCACCAAGCCCGTCAAGAAACTAGCCGCCATCGGCCGGCGTGGCACCTCCTTCGTGGGCAGGCAGATCCAGAGCAGGATGAACAACTTCCAGGGCGTGGGTgtgacggcgaggccgcggcTGAAGCGGTCTGCTGCCATCAACTTTGACAACCCGAACGCGCCGCCGGGCTCCGCCTCTACGCCCGAGGGCCACGTGAGCCTCGTGTCGCAGCACCTCCGAGGGCAATTGTCGCACGATATCTGGGCCATCGCCTTCGCGCTATTCTTAATCACACTGATCGAGACGTCCCATTCGATCGCGGACCCGCGCTCCTACAGTGTCTTCAACTTCTTGTTCGAAATCGTGTCGGGATACACCAACATCGGGCTGTCCATAGGCCTGCCGGACCACTCGTTTAGCTTCGCCGGCGGCTGGTACACGGGCTCAAAGCTGGTCATgatcatgatgatgatcCGTGGCAGGCACAGGGGCCTCCCGGTCGCGCTGGACCATGCCGTCAAGCTGCCTGGATGGGACAATGTTAAGAAGCAGAATGAGGACGCTGAGATCAGACGGAGTTTGGGCAAGAGCCGAACTAGTTTAGAGATACGGAATTTTTGA
- a CDS encoding Putative mycotoxin biosynthesis protein UstYa, whose product MGRPKHGGGDDGEDGDDATDRLLDARKKNPRWERPVPWYQRKRAVAAYAAVLIVQLVAAVGLAVLLGRTRAELRGQMLYSPANEAIDWSVQEFNSGNGLHGDFIGPPRPALEKAWAELLGPMNLRLSREAIVAYHREGEAVALSDGTGYAGSLNVYHELHCVRWLHKYVWNDMYWPDADAETKRKHRSHSEPNKEQILISRTCMGDIDHCLNTLRKFAMCHGDVGPVIYSWQPGILKPGANGTAHQCVDWPRLSSWASERAIDIYEPGLIVNPELGT is encoded by the exons ATGGGCCGGCCAAAGCACGGcgggggcgacgacggcgaggatggcgacgacgcgacGGACCGGCTCCTGGACGCGCGCAAGAAGAACCCACGCTGGGAGCGCCCGGTCCCGTGGTATCAGCGCAAGCGTGCCGTGGCGGCctacgccgccgtcttgaTCGTGCagctggtcgccgccgtcggcctggccgtGCTGCTGGGCCGGACTCGAGCCGAGCTGCGCGGCCAGATGCTGTATT CGCCCGCaaacgaggccatcgactgGAGCGTGCAGGAGTTCAACTCGGGCAACGGCCTGCACGGCGACTTTATcggcccgccgcggccggcgctgGAGAAGGCGTGGGCGGAGCTCCTGGGGC CAATGAACCTCAGACTGAGCCGGGAGGCCATAGTCGCGTACCAtcgcgagggcgaggcggtggcgcTGAGTGATGGTACCGGCTACGCGGGGAGCTTGAACGTCTACCATGAGCTACACTGCGTG AGATGGCTACACAAATATGTCTGGAACGACATGTACTggcccgacgccgacgcggagACAAAGAGAAAGCACAGGTCGCACAGCG AGCCAAATAAGGAACAGATTCTGATCTCACGAACCTGCATGGGGGATATAGATCACTGCCTCAACACGCTGCGCAAGTTCGCCATGTGCCACGGCGACGTGGGGCCCGTCATTTATAGCTGGCAGCCGGGGATCCTCAAGCCCGGCGCCAACGGGACGGCGCACCAATGCGTCGACTGGCCGCGGCTCTCGAGCTGGGCCAGCGAGAGGGCCATTGACATCTACGAGCCCGGCCTGATCGTCAATCCAGAGCTCGGTACGTAG
- a CDS encoding Putative peptidase S53, activation domain, Sedolisin domain, peptidase S8/S53 domain superfamily → MLLLRLSRFLTAAWLTLGTLGAPSPRDRVIPRTHELHQRQAPSVGQKWTKTQRLSDHVVLPVRIGLKQSNLEAGHDKLMDIANPHSTNYGKHMSPQEVIDFFAPAQTSVDIVVDWLVDCGISRSRIGQSANRQDGSQDIATEEYHIPVHVHEHIDYVTPGTRLRSRSITLPKPGKAKRGHVKPAITPLPGFPSLNATSCDTYITAECTRAQYGIPNGTTSAAGNELGIFEAQNSHYSLKDFDILWSTLYPSWDVTPGTYPEERLIDGAIGAIEEGSPVFPTKLGLESALDFDIAWPLIHPQKPVLYQVDDQYYEYKGSFEGFFNTFLDAIDGSYCTAAPSDLDPVYPNPHYGGYKGALQCGVFKPTNVISISYVGIEAYLPDAYQERQCHEWMKLALQGTTVVMAAGDNGVGGEGSCECECLRGGAGDTVFMPTFAGNCPYVLSVGATELNRASSNSTPSAHELPLHEVASVRISSGGGFSNVFPTPDYQKKAVRQYLDTVAPDLPFSGYEQPVKDGDFTDVRSGVYNRVGRGFPDVAAVGDRAILVSGGKWYVVGGTSMSAPIWASVLTLINEERIAAGQPTLGFVHPILYAHPEVFNDIIEGSNPGCNSTGFTAAKGWDPVTGLGSPNFDKLRKLLTGT, encoded by the exons atgctgctgctccgcCTTTCCCGTTTTTTAACCGCCGCTTGGCTCACCTTGGGGACCTTGGGCGCCCCGTCACCGAGAGACCGGGTCATCCCGCGGACCCACGAGTTGCACCAGCGCCAGGCACCTTCGGTCGGCCAAAAGTGGACGAAAACACAGAGGCTGAGCGACCATGTCGTCTTGCCAGTGCGGATAGGGCTGAAGCAGTCCAATCTGGAAGCAGGACACGACAAGCTCATGGATAT CGCCAATCCACATTCCACCAACTATGGGAAGCACATGAGCCCCCAAGAAGTCATCGACTTTTTTGCCCCTGCACAGACTAGCGTagacatcgtcgtcgactggTTGGTCGACTGCGGCATCTCTCGCAGCCGGATTGGGCAATCAGCCAATAGACAG GACGGCTCTCAAGACATTGCCACCGAGGAATACCACATCCCAGTCCACGTACATGAGCATATCGACTACGTGACCCCCGGCACAAGGCTGCGCTCGCGATCCATTACCCTCCCTAAGCCGGGGAAGGCTAAGCGAGGCCATGTCAAGCCCGCCATTACCCCATTGCCAGGCTTTCCCAGTCTCAATGCGACTAGCTGTGATACGTACATCACGGCCGAGTGCACCAGAG CACAATACGGAATTCCCAACGGAACGACTTCCGCGGCTGGAAACGAGCTGGGAATATTCGAGGCTCAGAACAGCCACTATAGTCTAAAGGATTTTGATATCTTATGGAGCACCCTTTATCC GTCGTGGGATGTGACCCCAGGGACGTACCCGGAGGAGCGTCTCATtgacggcgccatcggcgccatcgaggaAGGCTCTCCGGTGTTCCCGACAAAGCTAGGGCTGGAGTCAGCTTTGGACTTTGACATAGCTTGGCCCCTGATACACCCGCAAAAGCCAGTACTCTACCAGGTCGACGACCAGTACTACGAGTACAAGGGAAGCTTTGAAGGGTTTTTCAACA CTTTCTTGGATGCCATTGACGGCAGCTACTGCACAGCGGCGCCGAGTGACCTTGACCCGGTGTACCCCAACCCGCACTACGGCGGGTACAAGGGCGCGCTGCAGTGCGGCGTGTTCAAGCCCACCAACGTCATCTCCATATCGTACGTCGGAATCGAGGCGTACCTGCCCGACGCATACCAGGAGCGGCAGTGCCACGAGTGGATGAAGCTGGCGCTGCAGGGCACGACGGTCGtcatggcggcgggcgacaacggcgtcggtggcgagGGCTCGTGCGAGTGCGAGTGCCTccggggcggcgccggcgacaccGTCTTCATGCCGACCTTCGCCGGCAACTGCCCCTACGTGCTGTCCGTCGGCGCCACTGAGCTGAACCGCGCCTCAAGCAACTCGACGCCCTCTGCTCACGAACTGCCGCTGCACGAGGTCGCGTCCGTCCGCATctccagcggcggcggcttcagcAACGTGTTTCCTACTCCCGACTACCAGAAGAAGGCAGTGCGGCAGTACCTGGACACTGTGGCCCCCGACCTACCGTTTTCGGGGTACGAGCAGCCGGTAAAGGACGGCGACTTCACCGACGTCCGCAGTGGCGTGTACAACCGCGTCGGCCGCGGGTTCCCCGACGTCGCTGCTGTGGGGGATAGGGCCATCTTGGTATCGGGCGGAAAGTGGTATGTCGTGGGAGGCACTTCCATGTCGGCTCCTATCTGGGCCTCTGTCCTGACCCTCATCAATGAGGAGCGCATCGCTGCCGGCCAGCCCACCCTTGGTTTTGTGCACCCCATCCTG TACGCCCACCCTGAGGTTTTCAACGATATCATCGAAGGGAGCAACCCTGGATGCAACTCGACCGGCTTCACGGCGGCCAAGGGCTGGGATCCCGTTACGGGACTTGG CTCTCCCAACTTTGATAAGCTTCGGAAGCTTCTAACGGGCACTTGA
- a CDS encoding Putative sugar transporter, major facilitator superfamily, MFS transporter superfamily codes for MSSPDEKGEKDAADALTAPPVSNIKQEANPALEVGVEAADSLLVKWDGDADPHHPFNWPRPRKWAITILLSNGGLVTLMSGAMLAPSLHAIAQDFGTAEEEAQIFLSIFVLAFAFGPMVLSPLAEVFGRRPVWILSSCFYILWNTVAGFSRTPGLMIASRVLSGIGASAEFAVTQPVLSDCWVPDERGKSYAIATFIPLLGPAIGPIIGGAVTQSIGWRWTFWILSIYDAVLVVIGFFILSETYEPILLSRQASKLSKGTGRPYFTDADRESQGLGVKLSRSLMRPLRLLLTQPILQVVAIFLAYNFGMLYIVLSTFATLWIQRYGQTESQSGFHYIALVIGYTIAAQVGGKVMDRLWRYLKARSGENTAPEYRVPLMVPGAVLIPLGLLLYGWTAERHTHWIVPDIGIGIFGCGIILNTQAMQAYVVEAFRKYVASASAAAQFLRSIAGFAFPIFAPVMYHTLGYGWGNSILALTFVVIGWPAPFLLWRYGARLRAMGKPQW; via the exons ATGAGTTCCCCGGACGAAAAGGGCGAGAAGGATGCTGCCGATGCTCTCACTGCTCCGCCGGTGTCCAACATCAAGCAGGAAGCCAACCCAGCTCTCGAGGTCGGGGTCGAGGCAGCCGACTCGCTTCTG GTCAAGTgggacggcgatgccgatcCGCACCACCCCTTCAACTGGCCGCGCCCGCGCAAATGGGCCATCACCATCCTGCTCTCCAACGGTGGGCTCGTCACCCTCATGTCCGGCGCCATGCTTGCGCCATCGCTCCACGCCATCGCCCAGGACTTCGGCactgccgaggaggaggcgcagATTTTCCTCTCCATCTTCGTCCTGGCCTTCGCTTTCGGCCCCATGGTCCTCTCgcccctcgccgaggtcttcggccgccgccccgtcTGGATCCTGTCTAGCTGCTTCTACATCCTCTGGAACACCGTCGCCGGTTTCAGTCGCACGCCGGGCCTCATGATTGCGAGCCGTGTCCTCTCCGGCATTGGCGCCAGCGCCGAGTTCGCCGTGACGCAGCCCGTGCTCTCCGACTGCTGGGTTCCGGACGAGCGTGGAAAGTCGTACGCCATTGCCACCTTCATCCCGCTTCTCGGGCCCGCCATAGGACCCATCATCGGAGGTGCCGTCACGCAGTCCATCGGCTGGCGGTGGACGTTTTGGATTCTCTCCATCTATGATGCCGTCTTGGTTGTCATCGGCTTCTTTATCCTCTCGGAGACGTACGAGCCCATTCTCTTGTCCAGACAGGCTTCCAAACTCAGCAAAGGTACGGGAAGGCCCTACTTTACAGACGCCGATCGCGAGTCCCAAGGATTGGGTGTCAAGCTGTCGCGGTCCCTCATGCGGCCGCTGCGGCTTCTTCTCACGCAGCCCATCCTTCAGGTTGTCGCTATCTTCCTCGCCTACAACTTCGGCATGCTCTACATTGTCCTGTCGACATTTGCCACCCTCTGGATCCAGCGGTACGGCCAGACCGAGTCCCAGAGTGGGTTTCACTACATCGCCTTGGTCATTGGCTACACGATTGCTGCACAGGTAGGCGGCAAGGTCATGGATCGTCTTTGGCGCTACCTCAAGGCGCGGTCTGGCGAGAACACAGCGCCCGAGTACCGGGTCCCGCTCATGGTTCCCGGTGCCGTCCTGATTcccctcggcctccttctctaCGGCTGGACTGCCGAGCGCCACACTCATTGGATCGTGCCCGACATCGGCATTGGCATCTTCGGCTGCGGCATCATCCTCAACACGCAGGCCATGCAGGCGTATGTGGTCGAGGCCTTTCGCAAGTACGTAGCCTCCgcgtcggcagcggcgcagTTTCTGCGCAGCATTGCTGGCTTCGCCTTCCCAATCTTCGCCCCCGTCATGTACCATACGCTGGGCTATGGCTGGGGAAACAGCATCCTGGCTCTGACTTTTGTCGTCATCGGATGGCCTGCCCCCTTTCTCCTGTGGCGATACGGTGCCAGGTTGAGGGCCATGGGGAAGCCGCAGTGGTGA
- a CDS encoding Putative basic-leucine zipper domain-containing protein, producing the protein MEGIDEQPTAGELVVSREDRQRTRNRLAQRRHREREHTPSSSCLLPSPPWGVM; encoded by the coding sequence ATGGAGGGCATCGACGAACAGCCCACGGCCGGAGAGCTGGTGGTATCGAGAGAGGACAGGCAGCGGACGCGGAACAGACTGGCCCAGCGAAGACACCGTGAACGTGAGCACACACCGAGCTCCTCCTGCctgctcccctcccccccctggGGAGTCATGTAG